The nucleotide sequence CCGAACCGGGCGGCCGGGGGCCCGCCGGCGACGGCACCCGGCTCTGGCGCGTCCTGGGCGCACTGGCGGACCAGGGCGTCTGCCACCGGCGGCTGACCGCGCAGGCGGAGGCGGCGGCCCTGGCCGGCGCCGCCCGGCAGCAGCGGCACACGGCGCGGCTCGTCGGGGCCGCCCTGCGCGCCCTCACCCCGCCGGCAGCGGACGGGGGGAGCACCGCGGCCGCCCCGGGGTGAACGCCCCGCCGGCCCCCGGCAGACCGCTCCGGCCCCCGGCCTCCGTCGCAGCCCTTTGCGTGGCGCACCCGCAGGACACCGCGTCGCATCGAATCCTCCGATGCAACTAGGATACCGGCATGCGGGTATGTTTACATGGGGGCGACGGACCGGCCGCCCGGCGGCCGACTCCGTCCCGACGCATGGATGGAGGTTGACGCGGTGTTACGCCTCGACGAACCCAAGCCGGTGCGCGCCGCCCTCCCGGCGTCCGGCAACGGCCCCTCGACCGCCGGACGCGGGGGCGTGCAGATCGTCAGGGAACACGACGAACCGCTCGACGGCACGACGCGCACCCACCAGTTCGGCGAGGTGCGGGTGTCCCTGGTGAAAGGCGGCCCCGGGGAACTGGTGCGCCCGGCCCGGCAGATCGACCCGCGGGCCGCGGGCTTCCTGCGGGTGTGCCGGCCGCTGACCGGCTCCCTCTGGGTGGTCCAGGACGGCCGGCACGCGGCCGTGCGCGCCCCCCAGCTCCTCTGCTACGACAGCACCCGCCCGTACAAGGTCGTCATGCCCGAGAACTACCGGCTGGTGGACGTGATGGTCACCCACCGGCTGGTGGGACTGACCGCGCCGGAGGCCGAACGGGTCACGGCCCGTGCCTGGTCGGGCGCCGAGGGGCTGGCCGCCCTGCTGTCCTCACTGCTGGAAGGGCTCGGCCGGCACGGCAGTCAGGTGCAGACCGCCGTCGACCTGCTCGGCGGCAGCGTCGTCGGGCTGACCGCGGCGCTCTTCGCCGAACGCATGCGCGAGGTCGCCGACGACCCGCAGATCGCCCGGCAGACACTGATGCTGCACATCCAGGCCTACGTCCGCCGGCAGCTGGCGGAGCCCGGCCTCAGCCCGGTGAGCATCGCCCGCGAGCACAACGTCTCCCTGCGCTACCTGCAGAAGGTCTTCCAGGAGTACGGCCTCAGCCCCGCCCGCTGGATACGCGACGAGCGGCTGGCCCGCTGCCGGGCCGAACTCGCCGACCCCGCCCTGGACCACCTGCCCGTCGCGCTGATCGGGGAACGGGCCGGACTGTACGGGGCGTCCCACTTCAGCCGGCTCTTCCGCGACCGCTACGGCACCACGCCCCGGGACTACCGCAGGGAGCGTGGCACCCGATGACCTCCCGCGCGATCTCACTGCTGGACGGCGGACCCGCCCCCCGCCCGAAGTGCGCCACGCTCGGCACGGCGCTCCTGCGGGCCGCGGCCGCCTCCGGCGCCCGGGGCCTGTGCTTCATCGGCACCGACGGCGGCGAAACACGCTGGAGCTACGGACGGCTGCTGCGGGAGGCAGGCCGGCTGACGGCCGGGATGCGGGCGGCGGGAGTGAGACCCGGGGACCGGG is from Streptomyces sp. NBC_01314 and encodes:
- a CDS encoding helix-turn-helix domain-containing protein encodes the protein MLRLDEPKPVRAALPASGNGPSTAGRGGVQIVREHDEPLDGTTRTHQFGEVRVSLVKGGPGELVRPARQIDPRAAGFLRVCRPLTGSLWVVQDGRHAAVRAPQLLCYDSTRPYKVVMPENYRLVDVMVTHRLVGLTAPEAERVTARAWSGAEGLAALLSSLLEGLGRHGSQVQTAVDLLGGSVVGLTAALFAERMREVADDPQIARQTLMLHIQAYVRRQLAEPGLSPVSIAREHNVSLRYLQKVFQEYGLSPARWIRDERLARCRAELADPALDHLPVALIGERAGLYGASHFSRLFRDRYGTTPRDYRRERGTR